One Salarias fasciatus chromosome 9, fSalaFa1.1, whole genome shotgun sequence DNA segment encodes these proteins:
- the crhb gene encoding corticotropin releasing hormone b: MKLNLLGTTVILLVAFLPRYECRAIESPGGTLRVPAPQTQISQQQQQQQSGPILERLGEEYFIRLGNGDSNSFPSASMFPGGSPAVYNRALQLQLTRRLLQGKVGNIRALISGFGDRGDDSMERGRRSEDPPISLDLTFHLLREMMEMSRAEQLAQQAQNNRRMMELFGK; this comes from the coding sequence ATGAAGCTCAATTTACTTGGTACCACCGTGATTCTGCTAGTTGCCTTCTTACCGCGCTACGAATGTCGGGCTATTGAAAGCCCCGGCGGAACCCTGCGCGTCCCAGCGCCCCAAACCCAaatctcccagcagcagcaacagcagcagtctGGTCCGATTCTGGAGCGGCTTGGAGAGGAGTATTTCATCCGACTGGGCAACGGGGACTCTAACTCTTTCCCATCCGCGTCCATGTTTCCCGGCGGATCTCCTGCCGTCTACAACAGAGCGCTACAACTCCAGCTGACGCGGCGCCTTTTACAGGGGAAAGTTGGGAACATCAGGGCGCTCATAAGCGGGTTCGGAGACCGCGGGGATGACTCGATGGAGAGGGGGAGAAGATCCGAAGACCCGCCGATATCCCTGGATCTGACCTTCCACCTGCTCCGGGAGATGATGGAGATGTCCAGGGCGGAACAGCTGGCCCAGCAAGCGCAAAACAACAGAAGGATGATGGAGCTCTTCGGGAAATGA
- the trim55b gene encoding tripartite motif-containing protein 55b encodes MGRTVVPKLSRISLPKSEVMDNLEKQLICPICLEMFTKPVVILPCQHNLCRKCANDVFQASNPYLPTRSGSLTSGGRFRCPSCRHEVVLDRHGVYGLQRNLLVENIIDMFKQESSSSKPAPASKEETPMCDVHEDEKINIFCVTHGVPTCSMCKVFGAHKDCEVAPITSIYQTKKTELSDGIAMMVGHNDRMQGIISQLEEACRAIEENGRRQKTLVCEKFDHLYSILEEKKREMSQKVTAEQEEKVNYIRGLTRKYGDHLEESCKVVEMGIQTMEESEMALFLQNTKALLKQIADASSTAHLDKVERGYESMDHYTVEFKKESKALRGLDFLQGDEDEDEEDEDAEAGAGEGEGAQTAASAASAQPPVASPSPGVARSAAST; translated from the exons ATGGGAAGGACCGTTGTGCCAAAGCTGAGCAGG ATTAGTTTGCCAAAATCTGAAGTCATGGACAACTTggagaaacagctgatttgtCCCATATGCCTGGAAATGTTTACAAAACCTGTGGTCATCCTGCCATGCCAGCACAACCTCTGTAGAAAATGTGCCAATGATGTTTTCCAG GCTTCAAACCCGTACCTCCCGACGAGAAGCGGCTCGCTCACGTCCGGCGGCCGCTTCAGATGCCCGTCCTGCAGACACGAGGTGGTTCTGGACAGGCACGGCGTCTACGGCCTGCAGAGGAACCTGCTGGTGGAGAACATCATTGACATGTTCAAGCAGGAGTCCAGCAG CAGCAAGCCGGCGCCGGCGAGCAAGGAAGAGACGCCCATGTGCGACGTCCACGAGGACGAGAAGATCAACATCTTCTGCGTGACCCACGGCGTGCCCACGTGCTCCATGTGCAAGGTTTTCGGGGCCCACAAAGACTGCGAGGTGGCGCCGATCACCAGCATCTACCAGACGAAGAAG acagaGCTGAGTGACGGGATTGCCATGATGGTCGGCCACAACGACAGGATGCAAGGCATCATTAGTCAGCTGGAGGAAGCCTGTCGTGCCATAGAG GAAAATGGCCGCAGGCAGAAAACGCTGGTGTGTGAAAAGTTTGACCACCTGTACTCcatcctggaggagaagaagagggagatgAGTCAGAAGGTGACGGCCGAACAGGAGGAAAAGGTGAACTACATCCGGGGCCTGACCAGGAAGTACGGCGATCACCTGGAGGAGAGCTGTAAGGTTGTGGAGATGGGCATCCAGACGATGGAGGAATCTGAAATGGCGTTGTTTCTGCAG aacACAAAGGCTCTGCTTAAACA GATCGCAGACGCATCCAGCACGGCGCACTTGGACAAAGTGGAGCGCGGCTACGAGAGCATGGATCACTACACTGTGGAGTTTAAGAAAGAGAGCAAGGCCCTGCGCGGCCTCGACTTCCTGCAAG GCGACGAagacgaagacgaggaggacgaggacgcgGAGGCGGGCgccggggagggagagggggctCAGACCGCGGCTTCAGCCGCCTCCGCTCAGCCGCCGgtcgcctccccctcccccggcgTAGCCAGGAGCGCCGCCTCCACCTAG